One stretch of Miscanthus floridulus cultivar M001 chromosome 18, ASM1932011v1, whole genome shotgun sequence DNA includes these proteins:
- the LOC136521178 gene encoding uncharacterized protein isoform X2, giving the protein MTPQRSPAGTGGGGGGSGWGPPALHYLSGPYGDTTFTKVFVGGLAWETRSEGLRAHFEVYGDILEAVVITDRATGRSKGYGFVTFRDAESARMACMDPYPVIDGRRANCNLAILGRPGPALPFAPIRPVIPYNGGVAVPGGMYVQSPTYQQSPYNYSQAFVYPSYGPSAYGPEYLYQQNAYGPYVGQPYVPVYGGPRTVGPAVYPYGQFGQPVPSDHAYSPGYAPSHVLPLSNQNVNAANVVRIPPVQQQFPPGAPRPQQLLVPAHAPPFPQNNISEQTTG; this is encoded by the exons ATGACGCCGCAGCGGTCGCCGGCGGggaccggaggaggaggaggaggtagcgGCTGGGGCCCGCCGGCGCTACACTACCTGAGCGGCCCATACGGAGACACCACCTTCACCAAGGTTTTCGTGGGCGGCCTCGCCTGGGAGACGCGAAGCGAGGGGCTTCGCGCCCACTTTGAGGTCTACGGGGACATCCTCGAGGCCGTTGTCATCACCGACCGCGCCACGGGCCGCTCAAAGGGCTACGGATTC GTAACCTTCCGGGACGCAGAGTCAGCGAGGATGGCCTGCATGGACCCATACCCAGTTATCGACGGCCGACGCGCTAATTGCAACCTTGCCATCTTAGGGCGGCCTGGTCCAGCTTTGCCTTTCG CACCTATAAGGCCGGTCATCCCATACAATGGAGGTGTGGCGGTTCCAGGGGGCATGTATGTGCAAAGCCCAACATATCAGCAATCCCCATACAACTACTCACAGGCCTTTGTATATCCTTCTTATGG GCCATCAGCATATGGACCTGAATACCTATATCAGCAG AATGCATATGGTCCATATGTTGGACAACCGTATGTTCCAGTTTATGGTGGCCCAAGGACAGTAGGCCCGGCAGTCTACCCATATGGGCAATTTGGCCAACCTGTACCAAGTGATCATGCTTATTCTCCTGGTTATGCCCCAAGTCATGTTCTCCCACTATCGAATCAGAATGTTAATGCTGCAAATGTTGTGCGCATACCACCAGTTCAGCAACAATTTCCTCCAG GAGCTCCACGACCTCAACAGCTTTTGGTCCCTGCTCATGCACCGCCATTCCCGCAGAACAACATTTCTGAACAAACGACAGGTTGA
- the LOC136521178 gene encoding uncharacterized protein isoform X1, whose amino-acid sequence MTPQRSPAGTGGGGGGSGWGPPALHYLSGPYGDTTFTKVFVGGLAWETRSEGLRAHFEVYGDILEAVVITDRATGRSKGYGFVTFRDAESARMACMDPYPVIDGRRANCNLAILGRPGPALPFVAPIRPVIPYNGGVAVPGGMYVQSPTYQQSPYNYSQAFVYPSYGPSAYGPEYLYQQNAYGPYVGQPYVPVYGGPRTVGPAVYPYGQFGQPVPSDHAYSPGYAPSHVLPLSNQNVNAANVVRIPPVQQQFPPGAPRPQQLLVPAHAPPFPQNNISEQTTG is encoded by the exons ATGACGCCGCAGCGGTCGCCGGCGGggaccggaggaggaggaggaggtagcgGCTGGGGCCCGCCGGCGCTACACTACCTGAGCGGCCCATACGGAGACACCACCTTCACCAAGGTTTTCGTGGGCGGCCTCGCCTGGGAGACGCGAAGCGAGGGGCTTCGCGCCCACTTTGAGGTCTACGGGGACATCCTCGAGGCCGTTGTCATCACCGACCGCGCCACGGGCCGCTCAAAGGGCTACGGATTC GTAACCTTCCGGGACGCAGAGTCAGCGAGGATGGCCTGCATGGACCCATACCCAGTTATCGACGGCCGACGCGCTAATTGCAACCTTGCCATCTTAGGGCGGCCTGGTCCAGCTTTGCCTTTCG TAGCACCTATAAGGCCGGTCATCCCATACAATGGAGGTGTGGCGGTTCCAGGGGGCATGTATGTGCAAAGCCCAACATATCAGCAATCCCCATACAACTACTCACAGGCCTTTGTATATCCTTCTTATGG GCCATCAGCATATGGACCTGAATACCTATATCAGCAG AATGCATATGGTCCATATGTTGGACAACCGTATGTTCCAGTTTATGGTGGCCCAAGGACAGTAGGCCCGGCAGTCTACCCATATGGGCAATTTGGCCAACCTGTACCAAGTGATCATGCTTATTCTCCTGGTTATGCCCCAAGTCATGTTCTCCCACTATCGAATCAGAATGTTAATGCTGCAAATGTTGTGCGCATACCACCAGTTCAGCAACAATTTCCTCCAG GAGCTCCACGACCTCAACAGCTTTTGGTCCCTGCTCATGCACCGCCATTCCCGCAGAACAACATTTCTGAACAAACGACAGGTTGA